In Vibrio japonicus, one DNA window encodes the following:
- the mepA gene encoding penicillin-insensitive murein endopeptidase — MRKIIRKPARYISLLTLALSSSIVHASPWETKTSPSAHDPKAIGGYANGCLAGAASLPLQGKGYQVLRSDRLRYYGHPQTVSFIQRLSDLASDNLDTTLLIGDMSLPQGGRFSKGHKSHQTGLDIDIWLRLADKRLSAHQLLHPKPLSVVNIKQYKLLKKNWDLRHFELIKLAATDNDVARIFVHPVIKNKLCITESAGDREWLRKVRPWWGHHSHMHVRLKCPAGSEGCIEQAPPPEGDGCGAELQSWEPKPVTQVATKKSENKPVKTVKKKIIMPELCQQLINQS; from the coding sequence ATGAGGAAGATCATAAGAAAACCTGCTCGTTACATCTCTCTTCTAACTTTAGCGTTATCTTCTTCCATTGTGCATGCGAGCCCTTGGGAGACAAAGACTTCTCCCTCGGCTCATGACCCTAAAGCCATTGGCGGTTATGCGAATGGCTGTTTAGCTGGGGCAGCCTCTCTTCCTCTACAAGGGAAGGGCTATCAGGTTCTGAGAAGCGACCGCCTACGTTATTACGGACACCCTCAGACGGTGAGCTTTATCCAGCGTTTATCAGATCTGGCGTCTGATAATCTAGATACCACATTACTGATTGGTGATATGTCTCTGCCTCAAGGTGGGCGATTTTCTAAAGGTCATAAAAGTCATCAAACCGGGTTGGATATTGATATATGGCTCAGACTGGCTGACAAAAGGCTCTCAGCTCATCAATTACTTCATCCTAAGCCTTTAAGTGTTGTGAACATCAAGCAGTACAAACTCTTGAAAAAGAATTGGGACTTGCGTCATTTTGAGCTTATTAAATTGGCAGCGACTGACAATGACGTCGCGAGAATATTTGTCCATCCGGTCATAAAAAACAAACTGTGTATCACTGAAAGTGCAGGGGATAGAGAATGGCTTAGGAAGGTTCGCCCTTGGTGGGGACATCATTCTCATATGCATGTGCGCCTAAAGTGCCCCGCAGGTAGTGAAGGGTGCATTGAACAAGCTCCACCACCGGAGGGTGATGGTTGCGGCGCTGAATTACAAAGCTGGGAACCCAAACCAGTAACCCAAGTGGCGACAAAGAAGAGTGAAAACAAGCCTGTAAAAACGGTTAAGAAGAAAATAATAA